Proteins found in one Amycolatopsis aidingensis genomic segment:
- a CDS encoding Nramp family divalent metal transporter, which yields MVDSSNAPAAGSSRSGSENDAATGVAPDKDESARVWRAGRLDPMPIRKLPEAPPAIHLLGPTVFLVALGVGMGESYMWPRLVLVFGPEIRWLFLVGVTLQAFVMLEMARYAMATGESIFTGAARVFKPIMWFFFVVAILVYIWPGHLSAGAAALEEITGIPWVVSACVGLVLVGIVFSLARVIYNLLENVLSILIGTLVVGTAVVASLVGSWGDLASTLSGMFHFGYFPSEALSSAWFPILVGSVAFAGPSGMQQMWYTLHLRDSGAGMGAHIPRVRGLRHAGEEEAMPSRGFMFDTEDPKEMAKWRGWRRWVTFDALLLFWGITMLVTVSFTVLAQAANRENPNVKALIEGGDRDAALGAMSDAFASVGGPVLGGVFFGFIALIGINATLGLFDSFSRGQADMTYFFVPGARKFKMSHLYAGFLWGVIVFGILILLFGPADGPSGVLDILAFLSTFAMGAYCVVLLLVNNRMLPKPIRPRWWANVIIGFGAVFYLGMLFYSLVRFGVVVS from the coding sequence ATGGTGGATTCCTCGAACGCCCCTGCCGCGGGCTCGTCCAGAAGTGGTTCCGAGAACGACGCGGCCACCGGGGTAGCGCCGGACAAGGACGAGTCCGCACGGGTGTGGCGAGCGGGCCGGCTCGACCCGATGCCCATCCGTAAACTTCCCGAGGCCCCGCCCGCCATTCACCTGCTCGGCCCCACGGTCTTCCTGGTCGCGCTGGGTGTCGGGATGGGCGAGTCCTACATGTGGCCGAGACTCGTGCTGGTCTTCGGCCCCGAGATCCGCTGGTTGTTCCTCGTCGGCGTGACCCTCCAGGCCTTCGTGATGCTGGAGATGGCGCGTTACGCGATGGCCACCGGGGAGAGCATCTTCACCGGCGCGGCGAGGGTGTTCAAACCGATCATGTGGTTCTTCTTCGTGGTGGCGATACTGGTCTATATCTGGCCAGGCCACCTATCCGCGGGAGCCGCCGCGCTGGAGGAGATCACCGGTATCCCCTGGGTGGTCAGTGCCTGTGTCGGGCTGGTTCTGGTCGGCATCGTGTTCAGCCTGGCCAGGGTGATCTACAACCTGCTGGAGAACGTGCTGTCCATCCTGATCGGGACGCTCGTGGTCGGCACCGCGGTGGTCGCCTCGCTGGTCGGCAGCTGGGGCGACCTGGCGAGCACGCTCAGCGGCATGTTCCACTTCGGATACTTCCCTTCCGAGGCATTGTCCAGCGCGTGGTTCCCGATCCTGGTCGGTTCCGTCGCCTTCGCCGGCCCCTCCGGCATGCAGCAGATGTGGTACACCCTGCACCTGCGGGACAGCGGTGCCGGGATGGGTGCGCACATTCCACGGGTGCGCGGGCTGCGGCACGCCGGTGAGGAAGAGGCGATGCCCTCCCGCGGTTTCATGTTCGACACCGAGGACCCCAAGGAGATGGCCAAGTGGCGGGGCTGGCGCCGCTGGGTCACCTTCGACGCGCTGCTGCTGTTCTGGGGAATCACGATGCTGGTGACGGTCTCGTTCACCGTGCTCGCCCAGGCGGCGAACCGGGAGAACCCGAACGTCAAGGCACTGATCGAGGGCGGCGACCGGGACGCCGCGCTGGGTGCGATGTCGGACGCGTTCGCCTCGGTCGGCGGTCCGGTGCTCGGCGGGGTGTTCTTCGGGTTCATCGCGCTGATCGGGATCAACGCCACTCTCGGGCTGTTCGACTCCTTCTCCCGCGGGCAGGCGGACATGACGTACTTCTTCGTGCCCGGCGCACGCAAGTTCAAGATGTCGCACCTCTACGCAGGGTTCCTCTGGGGCGTGATCGTCTTCGGCATCCTGATCCTGTTGTTCGGGCCTGCCGACGGGCCGAGCGGCGTGCTGGACATCCTGGCGTTCCTTTCCACCTTTGCGATGGGCGCGTACTGCGTCGTGCTGCTGCTGGTGAACAACCGGATGTTGCCGAAACCGATCCGGCCGAGGTGGTGGGCCAACGTGATCATCGGCTTCGGCGCGGTGTTCTACCTCGGCATGCTGTTCTACAGCCTGGTCCGGTTCGGCGTCGTGGTGAGTTGA
- a CDS encoding TerC family protein, whose translation MNVPVWLWLATVAGLCAVIGFDFYLVSRKPREPSMRECTAWVCGYVSLAVLFGLGVLLTAGARRGGEFFAGWITEYSLSVDNLFVFVIIMSTFTVPRVYRQQVLLIGIVLALLMRGAFIAIGAQAIARFDWLFYLFGAFLIYTAWKLIRHKDSEEEEFSENAVLRTVKRVLPATETYHGTSLVTKLDGRRVVTPMLIVMVAIGTTDLLFALDSIPAIFGLTKEPYLVFTANAFALMGLRQLFFLIGGLLDRLVYLSIGLAVVLGFIGVKLILEALHHDGVGWAPEIPILGSLAVILGTLAITTVASLVKGRRERGRDRDQDDAVV comes from the coding sequence ATGAACGTTCCCGTCTGGTTGTGGCTGGCCACCGTCGCCGGCCTGTGCGCCGTCATCGGTTTCGACTTCTATCTGGTCTCCCGCAAACCGCGGGAGCCGTCGATGCGGGAGTGCACCGCCTGGGTATGCGGTTACGTGAGCCTGGCCGTCCTGTTCGGACTCGGCGTGCTGCTCACCGCGGGAGCCCGGCGCGGCGGCGAGTTCTTCGCAGGCTGGATCACCGAGTACTCGCTGTCGGTGGACAACCTGTTCGTTTTCGTGATCATCATGAGCACCTTCACGGTACCGCGGGTCTACCGGCAGCAGGTGCTGCTGATCGGTATCGTGCTGGCGCTGCTGATGCGCGGCGCCTTCATCGCGATCGGCGCGCAGGCGATCGCCCGGTTCGACTGGCTGTTCTACCTTTTCGGTGCCTTCCTCATCTACACCGCGTGGAAGCTGATCCGGCACAAGGACTCCGAGGAGGAGGAGTTCTCGGAGAACGCCGTGCTCCGCACCGTCAAACGGGTGTTACCCGCCACCGAGACCTACCACGGCACCTCGCTGGTCACGAAGCTGGACGGACGCCGTGTGGTGACCCCGATGCTGATTGTGATGGTGGCGATCGGCACTACGGACCTGTTGTTCGCGCTGGACTCCATTCCGGCGATCTTCGGATTGACCAAGGAGCCCTACCTGGTCTTCACCGCGAACGCCTTCGCCTTGATGGGCCTGCGGCAACTGTTCTTCCTGATCGGCGGGCTGCTGGACCGGCTGGTGTACCTCAGCATCGGCCTCGCCGTGGTACTGGGCTTCATCGGCGTCAAGCTGATCCTCGAGGCCCTGCACCACGATGGTGTGGGCTGGGCGCCGGAGATTCCGATCCTCGGCTCCCTTGCCGTGATCCTCGGAACCCTCGCCATCACCACCGTGGCGAGCCTGGTGAAGGGCCGGCGCGAGCGCGGCCGCGATCGGGATCAGGACGATGCGGTCGTGTGA
- a CDS encoding GntR family transcriptional regulator: protein MRERVYQAIQEMIISRQLAPGQHLVESELAETLGVSRQPIREALQLLNSEGWVDLRPGYGAFVHAPTDAEVDELLAVRSVLEGESARLAAQQAGSEGVRLLKEICTRGEAAVADDDVDAMVAANAELHRAVTELSGNGVLIDFVNQVDRRVRWYYTPIARHRGQASWEEHEKLVEAIERGDSEAAAQTMREHTERTRQSYLEQRANRAAEEQPAQVRTRRRRIGPQA from the coding sequence TTGCGTGAGCGCGTCTACCAGGCGATACAGGAGATGATCATCTCTCGTCAGCTCGCCCCGGGGCAGCATCTGGTGGAGAGCGAGCTGGCGGAGACGCTGGGCGTGTCCCGCCAGCCGATCCGTGAGGCCCTGCAGCTGCTGAACTCGGAGGGATGGGTGGACCTGCGGCCAGGCTATGGGGCCTTCGTCCACGCGCCCACCGATGCCGAGGTCGACGAGCTGCTGGCGGTGCGCTCCGTGCTCGAAGGGGAGTCGGCGCGCCTGGCGGCGCAGCAGGCGGGTTCCGAAGGGGTGCGGCTGTTGAAGGAGATCTGTACCCGGGGCGAGGCCGCGGTGGCTGACGACGACGTCGACGCCATGGTGGCGGCCAACGCCGAGCTGCACCGGGCGGTCACCGAACTGTCCGGAAACGGGGTCCTGATCGACTTCGTGAACCAGGTCGATCGCAGGGTGCGCTGGTACTACACCCCGATTGCCCGTCATCGTGGTCAGGCGTCCTGGGAAGAGCACGAGAAGCTGGTCGAGGCCATCGAGCGGGGCGACTCCGAAGCGGCGGCGCAGACCATGCGCGAGCACACCGAGCGAACCCGGCAGTCCTACCTCGAGCAGCGGGCGAACCGCGCTGCCGAGGAACAGCCTGCGCAGGTCCGCACCCGGCGCAGGCGTATCGGCCCGCAAGCGTAA
- the sucC gene encoding ADP-forming succinate--CoA ligase subunit beta — MDLYEYQAKDLFAAHGVPVLPGSVAETAEQARVVAEGVGGPVVVKAQVKTGGRGKAGGVKLAGDPGEAEARAAGILGMDIKGHRVYRVLVAEASEIAEEYYFSFLLDRANRTFLAMASAEGGVEIEQLAVERPEALARVPVDPLAGVDLERAREIVRLARFPEVVQEAAAEVVVRLWETFVAEDATLVEVNPLVRDPQDRIIALDGKVTVDDNAAFRQPGHAGLVDERAEDPLEAKAKAKDLNYVKLDGQVGIIGNGAGLVMSTLDVVAYAGERHGGVRPANFLDIGGGASAEVMAAGLDVILGDPDVRSVFVNVFGGITACDAVATGIVEALRILGDEAAKPLVVRLDGNNVEQGRAILAEANHPLVTVVDTMDNAADKAAELAAAGA; from the coding sequence ATGGACCTCTACGAGTATCAGGCGAAGGATCTCTTCGCTGCCCATGGAGTGCCGGTGTTGCCGGGTTCTGTGGCGGAGACTGCCGAGCAGGCTCGGGTTGTGGCCGAGGGGGTTGGTGGTCCGGTGGTGGTGAAGGCTCAGGTGAAGACCGGGGGTCGGGGTAAGGCCGGTGGGGTGAAGCTGGCTGGGGATCCTGGGGAGGCTGAGGCGAGGGCTGCGGGGATTTTGGGGATGGATATCAAGGGGCACCGGGTGTATCGGGTGCTGGTGGCTGAGGCGTCGGAGATCGCGGAGGAGTATTACTTCTCGTTCCTGTTGGATCGGGCGAATCGGACGTTTTTGGCGATGGCCTCGGCTGAGGGTGGGGTGGAGATCGAGCAGTTGGCTGTTGAGCGTCCGGAGGCGCTGGCGCGGGTGCCGGTGGATCCGCTGGCCGGGGTGGATCTGGAGCGGGCGCGGGAGATCGTGCGGTTGGCGCGGTTCCCGGAGGTGGTTCAGGAGGCGGCCGCCGAGGTGGTGGTGCGGCTGTGGGAGACGTTCGTGGCCGAGGATGCCACGTTGGTGGAGGTGAATCCGCTGGTGCGGGATCCGCAGGATCGGATCATCGCGCTGGATGGCAAGGTCACCGTGGATGACAATGCCGCGTTCCGGCAGCCCGGGCATGCGGGGCTGGTGGATGAGCGGGCGGAGGACCCGCTGGAGGCCAAGGCCAAGGCCAAGGACCTGAACTATGTGAAGCTGGACGGGCAGGTCGGGATCATCGGGAATGGTGCCGGGCTGGTGATGTCCACCCTGGATGTGGTTGCTTACGCGGGTGAGCGGCATGGTGGGGTCAGGCCGGCGAACTTCCTGGATATCGGGGGTGGCGCCTCGGCGGAGGTGATGGCCGCGGGGCTGGATGTGATCCTGGGTGATCCGGATGTGCGCAGTGTGTTCGTGAACGTGTTCGGCGGGATCACCGCCTGTGACGCGGTCGCCACCGGGATCGTGGAAGCGCTGCGGATCCTCGGGGACGAGGCCGCCAAGCCGCTGGTGGTGCGGCTGGACGGCAACAATGTCGAGCAGGGCCGGGCGATCCTGGCCGAGGCGAACCACCCGCTGGTCACGGTGGTGGACACGATGGACAACGCGGCGGACAAGGCCGCCGAGCTGGCAGCGGCAGGAGCCTGA
- the sucD gene encoding succinate--CoA ligase subunit alpha codes for MAIFLNSDSKVIVQGLTGSEGMKHATKMLASGTTIVGGVNARKAGQSVTIHDQELTVYGTVAEAMAATGADVSVIFVPPKFAKDAVIEAIDAGIGLAVVITEGIPVHDAAAFWAHAVATGNRTRIIGPNCPGIISPGQSNAGIIPATITDTGRIGLVSKSGTLTYQMMYELRDIGFSTAIGIGGDPIIGTTHIDALAAFEADPDTDVIVMIGEIGGDAEERAADYIHHHISKPVVGYVAGFTAPEGKTMGHAGAIVSGSSGTAQAKKQALETAGVKVGKTPTETAEHARELYKSRTAHRDH; via the coding sequence ATGGCGATTTTTCTCAACAGTGACAGCAAGGTGATCGTGCAGGGCCTGACCGGGTCGGAGGGCATGAAGCACGCCACCAAGATGCTGGCCTCCGGCACCACGATCGTGGGCGGGGTCAACGCCCGCAAGGCCGGGCAGAGTGTGACCATCCACGACCAGGAGCTGACCGTGTACGGCACGGTGGCCGAGGCCATGGCCGCCACCGGCGCCGACGTCAGCGTGATCTTCGTGCCGCCGAAGTTCGCCAAGGACGCCGTGATCGAGGCCATCGACGCGGGCATCGGGCTGGCCGTGGTCATCACCGAGGGCATCCCCGTGCACGACGCGGCCGCCTTCTGGGCCCACGCCGTGGCCACCGGCAACCGCACCCGCATCATCGGCCCCAACTGCCCCGGGATCATCTCCCCCGGACAGTCCAACGCCGGCATCATCCCCGCCACCATCACCGACACCGGCCGCATCGGCCTCGTCTCCAAATCGGGCACCCTGACCTATCAGATGATGTACGAACTGCGGGACATCGGGTTCTCCACCGCCATCGGCATCGGCGGCGACCCCATCATCGGCACCACCCACATCGACGCCCTGGCCGCCTTCGAAGCCGACCCCGACACCGACGTCATCGTCATGATCGGCGAAATCGGCGGCGACGCCGAAGAACGCGCCGCCGACTACATCCACCACCACATCAGCAAACCCGTCGTCGGCTACGTCGCCGGCTTCACCGCCCCCGAAGGCAAAACCATGGGCCACGCCGGCGCCATCGTCTCCGGCTCCAGCGGCACCGCCCAAGCCAAAAAACAAGCCCTCGAAACCGCAGGCGTCAAAGTCGGCAAAACCCCCACCGAAACCGCCGAACACGCCCGCGAGCTCTACAAGAGCCGAACGGCTCACCGCGACCACTAG